A single genomic interval of Nitratidesulfovibrio sp. SRB-5 harbors:
- a CDS encoding ABC transporter ATP-binding protein yields MTAPGQAPDASTHPSGDGGSGEPLYRLAGVDKEYDGPAEQLTILRGVDLSIRQGESVAIVGASGSGKSTLLHLLGTLDTPSQGQVLFQGRDMGAMSPDEKAGLRNREIGFVFQFHHLLPEFDTLENVAMQAIIAGMPRAQALARARDTLALVGLADRTAHRVTTLSGGERQRAAIARAILMRPKVLLADEPTGNLDARTGDVVARLLLELNRELGMTLVIVTHNRELADLMGRCLELRAGELYDQTR; encoded by the coding sequence ATGACCGCCCCCGGCCAGGCCCCGGACGCGTCCACCCACCCGTCCGGAGACGGGGGCAGCGGCGAGCCGCTGTACCGCCTTGCCGGCGTGGACAAGGAGTACGATGGCCCGGCCGAGCAGCTGACCATTCTGCGCGGGGTGGACCTGTCCATCCGCCAGGGGGAATCGGTGGCCATTGTCGGAGCTTCCGGCTCGGGCAAGTCCACCCTCTTGCATCTGCTGGGTACCCTTGATACTCCCTCACAGGGACAGGTGCTGTTCCAGGGCCGGGACATGGGAGCCATGTCGCCGGACGAGAAGGCGGGGCTGCGCAATCGCGAGATAGGCTTCGTCTTCCAGTTCCATCACCTGCTTCCGGAATTCGATACGTTGGAAAACGTGGCCATGCAGGCCATCATCGCGGGCATGCCGCGCGCACAGGCCCTTGCACGGGCGCGCGACACCCTGGCCCTGGTCGGCCTGGCCGACCGGACCGCGCACCGGGTAACCACGCTGTCGGGCGGCGAGCGCCAGCGCGCCGCCATCGCGCGGGCCATCCTGATGCGGCCAAAGGTGCTGCTGGCCGACGAGCCCACGGGCAACCTCGATGCGCGCACCGGCGATGTGGTGGCGCGCCTGCTGCTTGAACTCAACCGGGAACTGGGCATGACGCTCGTCATCGTGACCCATAACCGGGAATTGGCAGACCTCATGGGCAGATGCCTAGAACTCAGAGCCGGAGAGCTGTATGACCAGACTCGCTAG
- the bamA gene encoding outer membrane protein assembly factor BamA, giving the protein MTRLARWGRILAVALLVLAHAATSPAQTPRDTTVIVLPFQVNAGPDLEYLNDDLPELISQRLVARGLTVIARQDTQALVRDQRVTNLDVSTARDLSVLAGAGVAVYGSFNQVGEGFSIDVRVVDALGIRAARPFFIQKEGLINVLPAVDELAERISSDLLRRNTLADVKVRGTKVLDPDVVLMRLTTRKGDPVDPAAINREVKRIWDLGYFSDVQANVEQDGEGLILVYTVQEKPRIENVAVEGSDKVDVDDILAAMSTKTGSVLNEKLLAQDLQKVTELYRKEGYYLAKVSHRVDSRAGGAGASLVLKVEEGKKLYIKKVAFEGVEKLDADDLRKQLALSERGMFSWITGSGVLKDEHLERDSAAITAYCMNHGYLDAMVAAPKVDYEEDGIIVTFAIKEGPRYKLGEVTFAGDLIEPDTRLAEIIKLDDVKKEDGFFRFNVMQEDNKALTDFYADYGYAFAEVNPRTKKHEDEPVVDVAYAVNKRQKVYIRRALVEGNDKTRDNVILRELRITDGDMFEGKKLRRSAERLNKLQYFDAVSTELVPTEREEEVDLKVKVKEKNTGALIGGIGYSTYYEFGVSGTIMERNLFGKGYQTSLMAMFSGRRTAYQWSFTNPRYDDTNLSVGYDAYNIRDEYTDFSKNTIGNTIRFAYPIGEYTTVGWGYRFDFYKLYDVNDDAAKIIRDREGDNISSVAHGRITRDTTDSRENPTRGNITKIFTEYGGGILMGDDNFFKPTVQTEQYYQWRPNHVLHGRVRGGVVLETSDEDVPVFERFYIGGIDSIRGYSSKDISPRDKESGDRIGGDRMAFANLEYIWVFHPELGLALVPFFDVGFNADSSEKFTWDDEIKKSVGLEFRWRSPMGDLRFAYGIPLDENREGEKTNGRFEFSMGQFF; this is encoded by the coding sequence ATGACCAGACTCGCTAGATGGGGGCGCATCCTTGCGGTGGCCCTGCTTGTGCTCGCACACGCGGCAACCTCTCCGGCCCAGACGCCGAGGGATACCACCGTCATTGTCCTGCCTTTCCAGGTGAATGCCGGACCGGACCTCGAATATCTCAACGACGACCTGCCGGAACTCATCTCGCAACGCCTGGTGGCGCGCGGGCTTACCGTCATTGCCCGGCAGGACACCCAGGCCCTGGTGCGCGACCAGCGCGTGACCAACCTGGACGTGTCCACCGCGCGCGACCTGTCGGTTCTGGCGGGCGCGGGCGTTGCCGTTTACGGCAGCTTCAACCAGGTGGGCGAAGGATTCAGCATCGACGTGCGCGTGGTGGACGCCCTGGGCATCCGCGCCGCGCGCCCCTTCTTCATCCAGAAGGAAGGGTTGATCAACGTGCTGCCCGCCGTGGACGAACTGGCCGAGCGCATCTCGTCCGACCTGCTGCGCCGCAACACCCTGGCCGACGTCAAGGTGCGCGGCACCAAGGTGCTGGACCCCGACGTGGTGCTGATGCGCCTGACCACCCGCAAGGGCGACCCGGTGGATCCGGCCGCCATCAACCGCGAAGTGAAGCGCATCTGGGATCTCGGGTATTTCAGCGATGTGCAGGCCAACGTGGAGCAGGACGGCGAAGGCCTGATCCTCGTGTACACGGTGCAGGAAAAGCCGCGCATCGAAAACGTTGCCGTAGAGGGCTCGGACAAGGTGGACGTGGACGACATTCTTGCCGCCATGAGCACCAAGACCGGATCGGTCCTCAACGAAAAGCTGCTTGCGCAGGACCTGCAAAAGGTTACCGAACTCTACCGCAAGGAAGGCTACTACCTGGCCAAGGTTTCGCACCGCGTCGATTCGCGCGCGGGCGGGGCGGGGGCCAGTCTGGTGCTGAAGGTGGAGGAAGGCAAGAAGCTGTACATCAAGAAGGTGGCCTTCGAAGGTGTCGAAAAGCTGGATGCCGACGACCTGAGGAAGCAGCTGGCGCTGTCCGAGCGCGGCATGTTCTCGTGGATCACTGGCTCCGGCGTGCTCAAGGACGAACACCTCGAGCGCGATTCCGCCGCCATCACCGCCTACTGCATGAACCACGGCTACCTCGACGCCATGGTGGCCGCACCCAAGGTGGACTACGAAGAGGACGGCATCATCGTCACCTTCGCCATCAAGGAAGGCCCGCGCTACAAGCTGGGCGAAGTGACCTTTGCGGGCGACCTCATCGAGCCCGACACCCGCCTTGCCGAAATCATCAAGCTGGACGACGTGAAGAAGGAGGACGGGTTCTTCCGCTTCAACGTGATGCAGGAAGACAACAAGGCCCTTACCGATTTCTACGCGGACTACGGCTACGCCTTCGCCGAGGTGAACCCCCGCACCAAGAAGCACGAGGACGAACCCGTTGTGGACGTAGCCTACGCTGTGAACAAGCGGCAGAAGGTGTACATCCGGCGCGCTTTGGTCGAAGGCAACGACAAGACCCGCGACAACGTCATCCTGCGTGAACTGCGCATCACCGACGGCGACATGTTCGAGGGCAAGAAGCTGCGCCGCAGCGCGGAACGCCTGAACAAGCTGCAGTACTTCGACGCCGTGAGCACGGAACTGGTGCCCACCGAGCGCGAAGAGGAAGTGGACCTGAAGGTCAAGGTGAAGGAGAAGAACACCGGCGCGCTCATCGGCGGCATCGGGTACTCCACCTACTACGAGTTCGGCGTGTCCGGCACCATCATGGAACGCAACCTGTTCGGCAAGGGCTACCAGACCTCGCTGATGGCCATGTTCTCCGGTCGCCGCACGGCGTACCAGTGGTCCTTCACCAACCCGCGCTACGACGACACCAACCTGTCGGTGGGCTACGACGCGTACAACATCCGCGACGAGTACACGGACTTCAGCAAGAACACCATCGGCAACACCATCCGCTTCGCCTACCCCATCGGCGAATACACCACCGTGGGCTGGGGGTACCGGTTTGACTTCTACAAGCTGTACGACGTCAACGACGACGCGGCGAAGATCATCCGCGACCGTGAAGGCGACAACATATCCAGCGTCGCGCACGGCCGCATCACCCGCGACACCACGGACAGCCGCGAAAACCCGACCCGGGGCAATATCACCAAGATATTCACCGAATACGGCGGCGGCATCCTGATGGGCGACGACAACTTCTTCAAGCCCACGGTGCAGACCGAACAGTACTACCAGTGGCGTCCCAACCACGTGCTGCACGGTCGCGTGCGCGGCGGCGTGGTGCTGGAAACCAGCGACGAAGACGTGCCGGTGTTCGAACGCTTCTACATCGGCGGCATCGACTCCATCCGCGGTTACAGCTCCAAGGATATCTCCCCGCGCGACAAGGAATCCGGCGACCGCATCGGCGGCGACCGTATGGCCTTCGCCAACCTGGAATACATCTGGGTGTTCCATCCCGAACTGGGTCTTGCCCTGGTGCCGTTCTTCGACGTGGGCTTCAACGCCGACTCCAGCGAGAAGTTCACCTGGGACGACGAGATCAAGAAGTCCGTGGGCCTCGAATTCCGGTGGCGCTCGCCCATGGGCGACCTGCGCTTCGCCTACGGGATTCCGCTGGACGAAAACCGCGAGGGCGAGAAGACCAACGGGCGCTTCGAGTTCTCCATGGGTCAGTTCTTCTAG
- a CDS encoding N-acetylmuramoyl-L-alanine amidase, producing the protein MHRFFALLLLSLTFVCCIGLPAPAKAADAASAYATAKKELESLKRDAGRGALREPWERVVSRFDGMVREHPRWPNVPAAMFHGALAKKELASRSFRTADFEDAARRFERVAAKYGWHVLADDALLHAADIRGNRLGDVAASRKLLDSILTRYPSGDMAEPARELLAALSGAPGGDAPKAPVAVGRSGRLEQDDDVPASATGDSARSAGGGVAVASASDGVPAPKTPAKAKKGARSDPAKAAKLYAEARKELEAVRGDARRAALREPWLRVMALYDGARDAAPEGDLAPNAAYGMAVAQEELAARSWRKDDFLAAVARYNDAAAAYPDDSLADDCLLRAARLRATRLDDAEGAHQLLEAQLRRYPKGDMAGEARALLADLTAARTTVSAQPGKAAAPAVSASPASSSPASPAPARGGKPAVLRQVSWRADNDRATITIELSRETEWRSQYAAPDNGAGRPPRLYIDFSDALPDDAVKPGAKVSGALLTRVRSDQPSSGHTRVILDFKALRRYKVQAVRNPYRVVIEVGATDAALPDGQRPDDSRVSVPVREADKATPSAPPKDLVEQLGLTVHTVLIDAGHGGKDPGAMGNGIVERNLTLKMARMVGDRLRRMGFSVIYTRDRDVFVPLDKRTAYANDKKADLFLSLHVNANNDPRICGFETYYLDLARTDSATRVAARENAVSEKSLSDLQFILTDLMLNAKTQESRDVANFVQDSALGRLRRGGFPAHDNGVRSAPFYVLMGARMPSVLVELGYCTNPDEARRLNSEQYLSTLADGIAEGVATYKRKLARFSQ; encoded by the coding sequence ATGCACAGGTTTTTCGCCCTCCTTCTGCTTTCCCTCACATTCGTTTGCTGCATTGGCCTTCCCGCACCGGCGAAGGCCGCCGATGCCGCGTCCGCATACGCCACCGCCAAGAAAGAGCTGGAGTCCCTGAAGCGGGACGCCGGGCGCGGCGCGCTGCGCGAACCGTGGGAACGCGTGGTGTCCCGCTTCGACGGCATGGTCCGCGAGCATCCGCGCTGGCCCAACGTGCCCGCCGCCATGTTTCACGGCGCGCTGGCCAAGAAGGAACTGGCCAGCCGTTCATTCCGCACGGCAGATTTCGAGGATGCCGCCCGCCGCTTCGAGCGGGTGGCCGCCAAATACGGCTGGCACGTGCTGGCCGACGACGCGCTGCTGCACGCGGCGGACATCCGGGGCAACCGACTTGGCGATGTCGCCGCCTCCCGCAAGCTGCTGGACTCCATCCTGACCCGCTATCCCAGCGGGGACATGGCCGAACCCGCCCGCGAACTGCTGGCTGCGCTTTCCGGCGCGCCCGGCGGCGATGCGCCCAAGGCGCCGGTGGCCGTTGGCCGGTCTGGCCGTCTGGAGCAGGACGACGACGTGCCCGCCTCGGCGACGGGTGATTCCGCACGGTCTGCGGGTGGCGGGGTGGCGGTGGCCTCTGCGTCCGACGGCGTTCCCGCTCCCAAAACGCCAGCCAAGGCAAAAAAAGGCGCGCGCAGCGACCCGGCCAAGGCCGCGAAGCTCTACGCAGAGGCCCGCAAGGAACTGGAGGCCGTGCGCGGCGACGCCAGGCGCGCCGCCCTGCGCGAACCGTGGCTGCGCGTGATGGCCCTGTACGATGGCGCGCGGGATGCCGCGCCGGAAGGAGATCTGGCCCCCAACGCCGCCTACGGCATGGCCGTGGCGCAAGAGGAACTGGCTGCGCGCTCGTGGCGCAAGGACGATTTTCTCGCGGCGGTGGCCCGCTACAATGACGCGGCGGCCGCCTACCCCGACGATTCGCTGGCCGACGACTGCCTGCTGCGCGCCGCGCGGCTGCGGGCCACCCGTCTGGACGACGCCGAGGGTGCGCACCAGTTGCTGGAAGCGCAGTTGCGCCGCTACCCCAAGGGAGACATGGCCGGAGAGGCCCGCGCCCTGCTGGCGGACCTGACCGCCGCGCGCACAACGGTATCTGCCCAGCCGGGGAAGGCGGCGGCTCCTGCCGTTTCCGCTTCGCCCGCGTCATCTTCGCCCGCGTCACCGGCGCCCGCGCGCGGCGGCAAGCCCGCCGTGCTGCGTCAGGTGTCGTGGCGGGCTGACAACGACCGGGCCACCATCACCATCGAACTTTCGCGCGAGACGGAATGGCGCAGCCAGTATGCCGCGCCGGACAACGGCGCAGGCCGCCCGCCGCGCCTGTACATCGACTTTTCCGATGCCCTGCCCGACGACGCGGTGAAGCCCGGCGCCAAGGTGTCCGGCGCGTTGCTGACGCGGGTTCGTTCAGACCAGCCCTCGTCCGGCCACACCCGGGTCATCCTGGATTTCAAGGCGCTCCGGCGGTACAAGGTGCAGGCCGTGCGCAACCCGTACCGGGTGGTCATAGAGGTGGGCGCCACGGATGCGGCCCTGCCCGATGGCCAGCGCCCCGACGATTCGCGGGTGTCCGTGCCCGTGCGCGAGGCGGACAAGGCCACGCCCTCCGCCCCTCCCAAAGACCTGGTGGAGCAGTTGGGCCTGACCGTGCATACCGTGCTGATCGATGCGGGCCACGGCGGCAAGGACCCGGGCGCCATGGGCAACGGCATCGTCGAGCGCAACCTGACCCTGAAGATGGCCAGAATGGTGGGTGACCGCCTGCGCCGCATGGGTTTTTCGGTCATCTACACCCGCGACAGGGACGTGTTCGTGCCGCTGGACAAGCGCACGGCCTACGCCAACGACAAGAAGGCCGACCTGTTCCTGTCGTTGCACGTGAACGCCAACAACGACCCGCGCATCTGCGGCTTCGAGACGTACTACCTCGACCTTGCGCGAACCGACAGCGCCACCCGCGTGGCCGCGCGCGAAAACGCCGTCAGCGAGAAAAGCCTCAGCGACCTGCAATTCATCCTCACCGACCTCATGCTCAACGCCAAGACCCAGGAATCGCGCGACGTGGCCAATTTCGTGCAGGATTCAGCCCTGGGCCGGCTGCGGCGCGGCGGCTTTCCCGCCCATGACAACGGCGTGCGCTCGGCCCCGTTCTACGTGCTGATGGGCGCGCGCATGCCCTCGGTGCTGGTGGAGCTTGGCTACTGCACGAACCCGGACGAGGCACGCCGCCTGAACTCGGAACAGTACCTCTCCACCCTGGCCGACGGCATTGCCGAGGGCGTGGCCACGTACAAGCGCAAACTTGCCCGTTTTTCACAGTGA